The genomic window GGCGCCAGCTCGTCCTCGGCGAGCGCCTCGTCCACCGGGTCCGCCTTCTTGCGGCCGCGCCCGGTGGTCTTGGGGGCAGCCTTCGCCGCGGGCTTTCGCTTGGCGGTGCCCGCCGCAGGCTTCTCGGCGCTCTCCGCCTCGGCGGTCTTGGACGTGGAGGACGCCGTGGTGCTCGTGGCCTTGGTGCCCGCAGTGCGGGACGCGGCGGTCTTCGACGCGGCCGTCTTGCGGGTCGCGGTCTTCTTGGGAGCCGCGGTCTTGCGCGCCGCGGTCTTCTTGGGGGCGGACTCGGCCGGGGCGTCCGACGCGGCCTTCGACGGTGCGGCCGGGGCGGTGGTGGCCTCCGAGGTCGCGTCAGCGGTGGCCGTTGCCGTCTTGCTTCTCGTGGACTTGGTGCCGGCGGTCTTGGCCGTGCCCGCGGCAGTGGTCTTCCGGGCGGCCGTGGTCTTCTTGGCCGCCGTGGACTTGCGCGCCACCGTCTTCTTGGCGGCAGTGGTCTTCTTCGCTGGCGCCTTCTTCGCGGCGGCGCTCGTGCCCGCTCCGCTCGTACCGGTCTGGGCTGCGGCCTGGGCGGAGGCCGACTCTGCCTCGGGGGCCTGGGAGGCGGACGCGGTCTTGCTGGCAGCTGGTGACACGGAAAACCTTTCGTTGGACAGACCTTCAGGGGTCGCCACGCGAGTGGCCAACACACCTATGACCCTGTCAAGTCCGGCCGCCTGGCGTGGGCATCTGCCGAGACTCTGAGGGTCCTATCTGCCGCAACACCGCGGGTGCCGGGTTTGTTCCCGGCGACCGGGAAAAGTTTGCGTCCGCGCGGGTCTGCCCCTCCCACGGCCTCCGTCGTGAGCGGGAGGGAGCTCACGCGGGCGCCGGCGAGGACCGGGCCCACGTGTGCCGCCCCGGCCACGAGGTCCGGCGGTCCGCGCACCACCACGGGGCCACCACGGTGCTGAGCCTGCGCTGGACGTCGCCCAGGGCGCTGCGCCCGCGGGCACGACGCCGCCGAGGCCCGTCCCCCGCGCCGGCCAGCTCGCGGTCGAGGTCCCGCAGCATGCGCGCCGCCGTGTGGGAACGGCCCCGGTACTGCTCGATCTGGGCCAGCACGGCCGTGACGGTCACCAGCCGCTCCTGCGCGGAACGCGGCTGCTGCGCCGGCCCCGGCTCGGGCTCCTCGCTGCCGCGACCGGCGGGCGGCACCGGGTGCTCGGCGGCGGGCAGGGCGCCCCGCAGCACGGCCGCGAGCACCTGCAGCACCCGGTGGGCGCCGTCCAGCGTGTCCCAGTGCGGCGGCCCGTCCCACTCACCCGAGACGGTCACGACGCAGCGCAGGGCCTCGTCGACGACGTCCGTCGCAGGTTCCGTGCCGCGTCCCGCCTCCCCGGACAGGTGCCGGAGGGCGACGTGCAGTCCCTCGAGCGCGGCCTGCGCCCGTTCGAGGCTGCCCGTGAGCCAGAGGTACAGCAGCGCGTCCCGGGTGGCGTGGTCCTCGAGCCCGGCCACGAGTTCGCGCAGCTCGTGGTCGGACAGGCGCAGCACGGTGTGCACCCAGTCCTCGCGTTGTGCCCCGACCCGGCTCACGGCCCGGTCCCAGAGCCGCAGCCGGGACCGGGCCCGGTCCAGATCGCCCGGAGGCGGTGCCGCGGGCCCCGTTCCTCCCCCGCCGAGCTCCTTCCGGTCCGGGGCCTCCCGGTCAGCTGTGCCCTGGCCGGACGCCTCCCGGACAGGCACCGCACTGCCGGCGGTGTGCGGCCCCTCGTCGGCGCCGAATACGCGGATTCCCCGCTCGCGCCACCGGTCGCGGTCTAAGGAGTCGCGGCACAGGGACCCGGGTTCCGCACCGCTGCCCATCGCCACGAGCTGCGCGTTCACCGCGCTGTCCGCGACGAGACGAACGGGCCGGGGCAAGTACGGCGCCTCTGCATCCCACCAGTGGGCGGGTCCCACCACGAGCGTCCGGAGCAGGGTCAGACCCAGCCGCTGCGCCACCGCCGTCCAGCGCTCCAGGGCAGGTACGGTGACCGTGAGCTGCGGTCCGTGCTCGTGGTCCGAGTACACGACCACCACCGCCTCGCCGCAGTGCGGCACCGTCCGCAGGACGTCCCCCAGCTCATCAGCCAGGACGTCCACGTCCCGGTCCTCGCCCGGGGTGTCCAGGCCCAGGCACACGGCATGGCCGCCCGTTGCCGGGAGGAAGACCACGGAGGCCTCCCGTGGCGGGTGCCCCGTCTGGTGCGGGATCAGGGCGAGCAGGTCCTCGGGCTCGCGCAGCCGGATGGTCGTGGTGGGTTCGGGTGCCAGCGTCATGGCACCACGGTGGCCGTGGGCACGCGGGCGTGCGGCAGCGGCGTCGTCGTCCGGGGAGAACGGGCCGGTAGTGCCCGGTCCGGCACCCGCGGTGCAGGCCGCTCGCCGCGGGGAGCCGCGCGAGCGCTGTCGGGAACAGCCCGAACGCAGCGGGGGTGCCGCGCGAACGCCACGGTGTGCGACGTGAGCGCCGCAGGGTGCAGGGAAGGTCGCCTGTGCGCCGCACGCGGAACGCGGCGTCGTCGTCCGGGCCCGGACGCGGCACGGGCAACGGCGTGGAATCAGACGGAGTCGGCGCCGTGGGCGCGGCGCACCTTGACGGTGCAGCGCAGGATCGCCACCGTGCCCACGAGGGCCACGAGACCCTGGGCGGCGATCGCGGGGCGGAAGGCCTCGCCGTCGTACAGGGAGCTGGACAGCCCCGCGCCGTAGAGCAGGTCGAGCACCAGCCCCGTCACGTAGATCGCGAGCAGGGACGCCGCGAAACCGCCCACGTTGGCGAGCCCGGTGGCGGTGCCACCCCACTGGGGCGGGTTGAACGCGCGCACCACGTCGAACGCGATCATGGACGCGGGCAGGGACAGCGCGATCATGCAGACCGCCACGTACACCACAGCGGTGGGCGCGTGGCCGGGCCACACGAGCAGGACGAGCCACCCGGACCAGGCCACCGCGCAGCACGCGAGCACGAGCCGCGAGCGCCGCCGCGCGAACCGCGCGCTGAGCTTGCCCACCAAAGGCGCGACGGCCACGTTGAAGACCACGTAGACGGTCATCACGAGCGAGGCCTGGGCGGGGTCCAGCCCCTGTGCGTTCTGGAGGTAGGGGTAGGCCCACATCAGGGCGAAGGTGTTGCCCGCGAACTGCACCGTGAAGTGGATCCAGAAACCCAGCTGGGTGCCGGGTTCCTTCAGGGCCCGCCCCATGGAGGTCCGCACGGAGGACAGGGAGATGCTGTCGGACAGCGCCGTGACCCCCGGCGGGTGGTTGCGCAGCAGCACACCCGAGAGCACTGCCGCGAGCAGCGCGATGGCGGCCATGGCCACGAACGAGGGGACCCAGCCCGCGGCGTGCAGCAGGGCCGCGAACGGGATCACGGAGAACAGCTGCCCCAGGTTGCCGGTCATCCCGACCACCTGGGTGAGCATGGGCACCTTGAGGGCGGAGAACCACACGGGCAGCAGGCGCATCACGCACACGAACGTGGCCGCGTCACCCGCTCCCACCAGGATGCGCCCCACGACACCACCGGCCACCGACTGCGCCGCGGCGAGCTGCAGCTGCCCCGCCGCCATGGCCACTGCACCCACCGTGATGAGCACGCGCGGTCCGAAGCGGTCCACGAGCACCCCCACCGGGACCTGCAGCACGGCGTAGACGAGCACCTGCATCATCGAGAACAGGGACAGGCCGGACGCGGCGGTCTGGAACCGGTCGGCGGCCTCCACGGTGGCCACCCCGAAGCTCGTGCGCTGGGCCACGGCGGAGAAGTACGCGAACACCCCCACCGCCAGGATCAGCCACGCGGTGGGTGAGTCCTTGTGCCTGGACGGAGGGGGTGTCGACGTGCCGGTCATGCTGGGGGCCTCCCGCGG from Kocuria rhizophila DC2201 includes these protein-coding regions:
- a CDS encoding MFS transporter, which gives rise to MTGTSTPPPSRHKDSPTAWLILAVGVFAYFSAVAQRTSFGVATVEAADRFQTAASGLSLFSMMQVLVYAVLQVPVGVLVDRFGPRVLITVGAVAMAAGQLQLAAAQSVAGGVVGRILVGAGDAATFVCVMRLLPVWFSALKVPMLTQVVGMTGNLGQLFSVIPFAALLHAAGWVPSFVAMAAIALLAAVLSGVLLRNHPPGVTALSDSISLSSVRTSMGRALKEPGTQLGFWIHFTVQFAGNTFALMWAYPYLQNAQGLDPAQASLVMTVYVVFNVAVAPLVGKLSARFARRRSRLVLACCAVAWSGWLVLLVWPGHAPTAVVYVAVCMIALSLPASMIAFDVVRAFNPPQWGGTATGLANVGGFAASLLAIYVTGLVLDLLYGAGLSSSLYDGEAFRPAIAAQGLVALVGTVAILRCTVKVRRAHGADSV